In Haematobia irritans isolate KBUSLIRL chromosome 1, ASM5000362v1, whole genome shotgun sequence, a genomic segment contains:
- the LOC142222357 gene encoding uncharacterized protein LOC142222357 has translation MPSLMTIPAVRFDLKLRQTADKRRHRRSFNDGFINASIVLEEFAVAERAAAAVAPTSAARGKSTTTVRVQQRKHQSGCWSFTLSRNLITEIQITNPTFDIQQQQQAEQVQHYQPMQQLKQQQPQVKHHLLLLN, from the coding sequence ATGCCGTCATTGATGACAATTCCAGCGGTACGATTTGATCTGAAATTGAGACAAACGGCGGATAAGCGAAGACACCGAAGGTCATTTAATGACGGCTTTATAAACGCTTCAATAGTGTTGGAGGAATTTGCAGTAGCAGAAagagcagcagcagcagtagcACCAACATCAGCAGCCCGTGGTaaatcaacaacaacagtaCGTGTCCAACAACGTAAACATCAGAGTGGTTGTTGGTCGTTCACATTATCTAGGAATTTAATAACAGAAATTCAAATAACCAATCCCACCTTTgatatacaacaacaacaacaagcagAACAAGTACAACATTATCAGCCGATGCAACAGctgaaacaacaacaaccacaagtCAAACATCACCTATTGCTATTAAACtga